In Mycobacterium sp. MS1601, the following are encoded in one genomic region:
- a CDS encoding Glu/Leu/Phe/Val family dehydrogenase — MSTLAHIEAPPSPNPLEDARAQLAEAVEILGYDAGFGQKMAAPGREVTVSLPLRRDDGSMENLIGYRVQHDVSRGAVSGGLRFSPHVDLDELRALAMWMTWRCALADLPCGGASGGIRIDPSRYSRAELERVTRRYTTEVTSLMGAEEDTVLPDLGTDDRTIAWITDTLSDQAGRSDVSVAAGRLPGLDGSRGREIATSRGIVQLALAALHEVDIVGTKATAVVEGYGKIGRNVVKLLTNSGVRVVGVSDAHGAVESENGLDVAALESHFDECGTVAGFSGGDTCRREDILELDVDLLVPAAVEGTINAQNAHLVQSSVVVEAANGPTSMSADQILCKRGILVVPSILASAGGDIASHLERVPAQQVCSRGAVDGEARREERMLLAWRRERDQARERGVSLRTASMVTAVGRVAESDQTRGLLP; from the coding sequence ATGAGCACCCTGGCTCATATCGAAGCACCGCCGAGCCCCAATCCGTTGGAAGACGCTCGGGCTCAACTGGCCGAAGCGGTGGAAATCCTGGGCTACGACGCTGGTTTCGGGCAGAAGATGGCGGCACCCGGGCGCGAGGTCACAGTGAGTCTCCCTCTGAGGCGTGATGACGGCAGCATGGAAAATCTCATCGGGTATCGCGTTCAGCACGACGTCTCTCGCGGAGCGGTCAGTGGTGGTTTGCGCTTCAGCCCCCATGTGGACCTCGATGAACTTCGTGCGCTGGCTATGTGGATGACCTGGAGATGCGCCCTTGCCGATCTGCCTTGCGGAGGTGCCAGCGGGGGAATACGTATTGACCCGAGCCGGTACTCGCGGGCCGAGCTGGAGCGTGTGACTCGGCGCTATACCACGGAAGTCACCTCCTTGATGGGAGCGGAAGAGGATACCGTTCTTCCAGACCTGGGGACGGACGACCGGACCATCGCATGGATCACGGACACGCTATCGGACCAGGCTGGACGTTCCGACGTCAGCGTCGCGGCGGGAAGACTGCCGGGACTCGATGGGTCACGCGGACGCGAGATCGCCACTTCACGCGGAATCGTGCAACTTGCACTGGCCGCTCTGCATGAGGTCGACATCGTCGGGACGAAGGCCACTGCTGTTGTCGAGGGATACGGCAAGATTGGACGGAATGTCGTCAAGTTGTTGACGAATTCGGGCGTTCGGGTCGTCGGTGTCAGCGATGCGCACGGAGCTGTGGAATCTGAAAATGGTTTGGATGTGGCTGCTTTGGAGTCCCACTTCGACGAGTGCGGAACAGTCGCGGGGTTCTCAGGCGGAGACACATGCCGCCGTGAAGACATTCTCGAGCTCGACGTCGATCTACTGGTGCCCGCGGCCGTCGAAGGAACCATCAATGCGCAGAACGCACATCTGGTTCAGTCTTCGGTGGTGGTCGAAGCAGCTAACGGGCCTACGTCCATGTCGGCCGACCAGATTCTCTGCAAACGAGGAATTCTGGTGGTTCCGAGTATTCTCGCAAGCGCCGGCGGGGACATCGCCTCGCATTTGGAACGAGTTCCGGCGCAACAGGTCTGCAGCCGTGGCGCCGTCGATGGCGAGGCACGCCGGGAGGAGCGAATGCTCCTGGCCTGGCGGCGAGAACGGGATCAAGCACGCGAGCGCGGTGTTTCGTTACGTACCGCATCGATGGTGACGGCCGTGGGGCGTGTTGCCGAATCGGACCAGACTCGCGGGCTGCTTCCATAA
- a CDS encoding aldehyde dehydrogenase family protein — protein sequence MHKIRIRCNAIHENIRIRSQCVNSDYSVVTVTWVTRFAQRLGVQSMTSPTSAADAFLGQDPVPFYVDGQWTTGKHGNTIEVLRPSTGKLLATISSGDADDIDNAVRAARQAFPSWAARSTRDRVVLLHRWADAIEKHQDTLATIESRDIGKPLAEALEFDVLFSAEGIRYFADVADHVDPRELVAVRGIEAEQRFLPRGVCGFIIPWNAPGSLMVWGTAPALAGGNTVVVKAPELAPMSCLFLCKLAEEVGIPAGVINVVPGFGETAGAALAGHPDIDYISFTGSPRTGMQVAIAAAGNFVPSKMELGGKGAAIVMPDVDVAATAEKLSLAVVRNAGQTCCTATRWLVQESIYDEFVDAAINKLTSVHMGADDDPNTVLGALISNGQRKRVEHYLQRGQDTGATALLDGGPTAVQGLEGGFFVSPVLLTGDTTNVCAQEEIFGPVAYVMPFKNDDDAIAIANDSRYGLANSVWSQDLPHARAVAAQLHAGNSWINAHNVFAYGLPYGGIGMSGWGGGVNSVKTYLDYLRPLTIARPL from the coding sequence TTGCATAAGATTCGCATACGATGCAATGCAATTCATGAAAATATTCGAATTCGCTCGCAATGTGTCAATTCCGATTATTCGGTGGTTACAGTGACGTGGGTAACCCGCTTTGCGCAGAGACTAGGAGTCCAGAGCATGACCAGTCCGACATCCGCTGCCGATGCCTTCCTTGGACAGGACCCTGTTCCGTTCTATGTGGACGGACAGTGGACAACTGGTAAGCACGGCAACACGATTGAGGTGCTGAGGCCTTCGACCGGCAAGCTGCTGGCGACAATCTCCTCTGGCGATGCCGACGATATCGACAACGCCGTCCGAGCGGCGCGCCAGGCTTTTCCGAGCTGGGCCGCGCGTTCGACCCGCGATCGCGTCGTTTTGTTGCACCGTTGGGCCGATGCCATCGAAAAACACCAAGACACGTTGGCCACCATCGAATCTCGTGACATCGGCAAGCCGCTGGCGGAGGCTCTGGAGTTCGACGTGCTGTTCTCCGCGGAAGGCATCCGATACTTCGCAGACGTCGCCGACCACGTTGATCCACGAGAGTTGGTGGCAGTGCGCGGAATAGAGGCAGAGCAGCGCTTCCTACCCCGAGGCGTGTGCGGCTTCATCATTCCGTGGAATGCCCCGGGAAGCCTGATGGTCTGGGGGACTGCCCCGGCACTGGCAGGCGGAAACACCGTCGTCGTGAAGGCTCCGGAGCTGGCGCCGATGAGTTGCCTGTTCCTGTGCAAGCTGGCGGAGGAAGTCGGCATCCCAGCTGGGGTGATCAACGTCGTCCCTGGCTTCGGAGAGACTGCCGGTGCGGCCCTTGCCGGCCATCCTGACATCGACTACATCTCGTTCACAGGTTCGCCCCGCACGGGCATGCAGGTCGCCATTGCCGCAGCGGGCAACTTCGTGCCGAGCAAGATGGAGCTGGGCGGCAAGGGCGCGGCGATCGTGATGCCCGACGTCGACGTTGCAGCCACCGCAGAAAAGCTGTCCTTGGCAGTCGTGCGCAATGCTGGCCAGACCTGTTGCACAGCAACGCGATGGCTGGTCCAGGAGTCGATCTACGACGAGTTCGTCGACGCGGCCATTAACAAGCTCACCTCAGTGCACATGGGAGCCGACGACGATCCGAACACCGTCCTGGGCGCGCTGATCAGCAATGGTCAGCGCAAGCGTGTCGAGCACTATCTGCAGCGTGGCCAGGACACAGGTGCCACTGCCCTGCTCGACGGCGGCCCGACCGCGGTGCAGGGCCTGGAGGGTGGCTTCTTCGTCAGCCCTGTCTTGCTGACCGGTGACACCACCAACGTGTGCGCCCAGGAGGAGATCTTCGGCCCGGTTGCCTATGTGATGCCCTTCAAGAACGACGACGACGCCATCGCCATCGCCAACGACTCTCGGTACGGGCTGGCGAACAGCGTCTGGAGCCAGGATCTTCCGCACGCACGTGCGGTCGCCGCGCAACTTCACGCCGGCAATAGCTGGATCAACGCCCACAATGTGTTCGCTTACGGCCTACCGTACGGTGGGATCGGGATGAGCGGTTGGGGTGGTGGCGTCAACAGCGTGAAGACTTATCTGGACTACCTGCGGCCCTTGACCATTGCCCGTCCTCTGTGA
- a CDS encoding CoA-acylating methylmalonate-semialdehyde dehydrogenase produces MTTQIPHFIDGKRATLKSSRTADVMNPSTGEVQAQVLLATAEDVNTAVASAVAAQKDWVAWNPQRRARVMMKFIELVNANANELAEILSLEHGKTIADSLGDIQRGVEVIEFSIGIPHLMKGEYTEGAGPGIDVYSLRQPLGVVAGISPFNFPAMIPLQQVGPALATGNAVILKPSERDPSVPVRLAELFIEAGLPAGLFQVVQGDKEAVDAILAHPDIQAIGFVGSSDIAQYIYTESAKSGKRSQCFGGAKNHMIVLPDADLEQAVDALIGAGYGSAGERCMAISVAVAVGDETADRLRARLVERVNQLRVGHSLDPKADYGPLVSKAALDRVHDYIAKGAEAGADLVVDGRERSTDDLTFDGSELEGGYFIGPTLFDRVTADMPIYTDEIFGPVLCIVRAKDYEEALRLPTEHEYGNGVAVFTRDGDAARDFVARVQVGMVGVNVPIPVPVAYHTFGGWKRSVFGDLNANGPAVIQFYTKVKTVTSRWPSGIKDGAEFVIPTMN; encoded by the coding sequence ATGACCACGCAAATTCCCCATTTCATCGATGGCAAGCGCGCCACCCTGAAGTCGAGTCGCACCGCGGATGTGATGAACCCCAGCACCGGTGAGGTGCAGGCGCAGGTGCTGCTCGCAACGGCGGAGGATGTCAACACCGCTGTCGCTTCTGCTGTTGCTGCCCAGAAGGATTGGGTGGCCTGGAACCCTCAGCGCCGAGCTCGTGTGATGATGAAGTTCATCGAGTTGGTCAACGCCAACGCCAACGAGCTCGCCGAGATCCTGTCTCTCGAGCACGGTAAGACCATCGCCGATTCGTTGGGTGACATCCAGCGTGGCGTCGAGGTGATCGAATTCTCCATCGGTATCCCGCACTTGATGAAGGGCGAGTACACCGAGGGTGCAGGGCCGGGCATCGACGTGTACTCGTTGCGGCAGCCGCTCGGCGTGGTCGCGGGTATCTCGCCGTTCAACTTCCCGGCCATGATCCCCCTGCAGCAGGTGGGCCCGGCACTGGCCACCGGGAACGCGGTGATCCTGAAGCCGTCCGAACGTGATCCCTCGGTCCCGGTGCGTCTGGCCGAACTCTTCATCGAAGCCGGTCTTCCGGCCGGCCTGTTCCAGGTTGTGCAGGGCGACAAGGAAGCCGTTGACGCCATCCTGGCGCATCCGGACATCCAGGCCATCGGCTTCGTCGGCAGCAGCGACATCGCGCAGTACATCTATACAGAGTCGGCCAAGAGCGGGAAGCGCTCGCAGTGCTTCGGTGGCGCCAAGAACCACATGATCGTGCTGCCCGACGCTGACCTGGAGCAGGCTGTCGACGCGCTGATCGGTGCCGGTTACGGATCCGCGGGCGAGCGCTGCATGGCCATCAGCGTTGCGGTCGCGGTCGGGGACGAGACCGCTGATCGACTGCGCGCCAGGCTCGTCGAGCGCGTGAACCAGCTCAGGGTCGGTCACAGCCTCGATCCGAAGGCCGACTACGGACCGCTGGTCAGCAAGGCCGCGCTGGACCGCGTACATGACTACATCGCCAAGGGTGCCGAAGCCGGTGCCGATCTGGTGGTCGATGGTCGCGAACGTTCCACCGACGATCTGACCTTCGACGGTAGCGAGCTCGAGGGCGGCTACTTCATCGGCCCCACCCTGTTCGATCGCGTGACCGCGGACATGCCGATCTACACCGACGAGATCTTCGGTCCCGTCCTGTGCATCGTGCGTGCGAAGGACTACGAAGAGGCTCTGCGTCTGCCCACCGAGCACGAGTACGGCAACGGCGTTGCTGTGTTCACCCGCGACGGTGACGCGGCCCGTGACTTCGTGGCACGGGTTCAGGTGGGCATGGTGGGGGTCAACGTGCCGATCCCGGTGCCGGTGGCCTACCACACCTTCGGTGGTTGGAAGCGCTCGGTGTTCGGCGATCTGAACGCCAACGGCCCAGCCGTGATCCAGTTCTACACCAAGGTCAAGACCGTGACCTCGCGGTGGCCCTCGGGCATCAAGGACGGCGCCGAGTTCGTCATCCCGACGATGAACTAG
- a CDS encoding oxidoreductase encodes MPSSTFRAFVVNHHEDSAERMITELAVDQLGEGDVTIRVDWSGVNYKDGLASIHKGNVARLPKIIPGIDLAGTVVESASPDYRAGDQVLVHGYDLGVKHHGGFSEMARVPAEWIVPLPAGLSDRDVMSLGTAGFTAALSVAKLEDHGLAPEAGPVLVTGATGGVGSVAVGILAARGYEVVAATGKESAKEWLTELGAAEIIGREEASGNSKPLQKERWAGAVDCVGGDTLANTLSALRYGAAVAASGNTGGVALPTTVFPFILRGVALLGVDSVQCNLVTRTAIWNRLATDLRPVGLDRLGSSEVSLDELPTALDRILAGENQGRTLVKLAG; translated from the coding sequence ATGCCGAGCAGCACTTTCCGAGCTTTTGTGGTCAACCACCACGAAGACAGCGCCGAACGAATGATCACCGAACTTGCCGTCGATCAGCTCGGTGAGGGCGACGTGACCATCCGCGTGGATTGGTCGGGCGTGAATTACAAAGACGGCCTCGCCAGTATCCACAAGGGGAACGTGGCCCGGTTGCCCAAGATCATCCCCGGCATCGACCTTGCCGGCACCGTGGTGGAGTCTGCTTCACCCGACTACCGGGCCGGCGATCAAGTACTGGTTCACGGTTACGATCTCGGCGTGAAGCACCACGGCGGATTCAGTGAGATGGCACGAGTGCCTGCCGAATGGATTGTCCCGCTGCCAGCCGGCCTCTCCGATCGCGACGTGATGTCCCTCGGCACTGCGGGTTTCACGGCTGCATTGAGTGTGGCCAAGCTCGAAGACCATGGTTTGGCACCGGAAGCGGGTCCGGTGTTGGTGACCGGCGCCACCGGTGGCGTCGGAAGCGTGGCCGTCGGAATCCTCGCCGCCAGAGGCTACGAAGTTGTCGCGGCGACCGGCAAAGAGTCGGCCAAAGAGTGGCTGACCGAGCTCGGCGCCGCCGAGATCATCGGCCGTGAAGAAGCGAGCGGAAACTCCAAGCCTCTGCAGAAGGAACGCTGGGCCGGCGCGGTCGACTGCGTCGGAGGCGACACGCTGGCCAACACACTGAGTGCGTTGCGATACGGTGCCGCGGTGGCCGCCTCGGGTAACACCGGCGGTGTCGCACTGCCGACCACGGTGTTCCCGTTCATTCTGCGGGGTGTGGCCCTACTGGGTGTGGACTCGGTGCAATGCAATCTGGTTACCCGCACGGCAATCTGGAACCGGCTGGCCACCGATCTACGGCCCGTCGGGCTCGATCGGTTGGGGTCGTCGGAGGTCTCACTCGACGAGCTTCCGACGGCTTTGGACCGCATTCTCGCCGGGGAGAACCAGGGCCGGACTTTGGTCAAACTCGCAGGCTGA
- a CDS encoding iron-containing alcohol dehydrogenase gives MSYTIAVPQLMRIGAGTLSSAADVASRLGIRRPIVISDTFLAQSGSVDRLVDILARSGLSVAAFTETVPDPTTKSLQPALDCLNRHEADAVIGFGGGSPIDTAKALAVLAVSDEPMRSFKAPRDYGGPALPIMAIPTTAGSGSEATKFTVITDSETDEKMLCIGNSFLPTAAIVDYELTQTMPKRLSADTGIDALTHAVEAYVSIKANPFADALCLTAMQGVAKNLRRVYADGQDSEAREGMMLAATQAGIAFSNASVALIHGMSRPIGAHFRVAHGLSNAMLFPEVTRFSVDAAVGRYADCGRIMGLAGSGDSDNVAAGKFVDGIAELCLDLHVPTPAQYGIARAEWDRLVPTMAEQALASGSPSNNPLVPDVEQIVELYSSVYS, from the coding sequence ATGAGCTACACCATCGCGGTACCACAGCTGATGCGTATCGGCGCCGGTACGTTGAGCTCGGCCGCAGATGTGGCCTCCAGGTTGGGTATTCGCCGGCCCATCGTGATATCGGACACGTTTCTGGCTCAGAGCGGCAGCGTCGACCGGTTGGTCGACATTCTTGCTCGAAGTGGCTTGAGTGTCGCGGCGTTCACCGAGACGGTCCCAGACCCGACGACGAAATCGCTTCAGCCTGCGCTAGATTGCCTGAATCGGCATGAGGCCGACGCAGTGATCGGTTTCGGTGGTGGTAGCCCGATCGACACTGCCAAGGCTCTGGCGGTGTTGGCCGTATCCGACGAACCGATGCGCAGCTTCAAGGCTCCGCGTGACTACGGCGGCCCGGCACTGCCCATCATGGCGATCCCGACCACCGCCGGAAGTGGTTCCGAAGCGACCAAGTTCACGGTCATCACCGACAGTGAAACCGATGAGAAGATGCTCTGCATCGGCAATTCATTCCTGCCGACGGCTGCGATCGTCGATTACGAACTGACACAGACGATGCCGAAGAGGCTCAGCGCTGACACCGGAATCGATGCGTTGACCCACGCGGTCGAGGCGTACGTGAGCATCAAGGCCAACCCGTTCGCGGACGCCTTGTGCCTGACGGCGATGCAGGGTGTGGCCAAGAACCTCCGCCGGGTCTACGCCGACGGGCAGGACAGTGAGGCCCGAGAGGGGATGATGCTGGCTGCCACCCAGGCCGGTATCGCCTTCTCGAACGCCAGCGTGGCTCTGATCCACGGGATGAGTCGGCCCATCGGTGCACATTTTCGTGTTGCACATGGTCTTTCGAATGCGATGTTGTTCCCTGAAGTGACCCGATTCTCGGTTGACGCGGCGGTGGGCCGGTATGCTGACTGCGGTCGGATCATGGGACTGGCGGGCTCGGGCGACAGCGACAACGTGGCCGCCGGCAAGTTCGTTGACGGTATCGCCGAGCTGTGCCTGGATCTGCACGTCCCGACCCCGGCACAGTACGGTATCGCGCGGGCGGAGTGGGATCGGTTGGTGCCCACCATGGCAGAACAGGCGCTGGCCTCCGGTTCGCCGTCGAACAATCCGTTGGTCCCAGATGTCGAACAGATAGTGGAACTCTATTCATCGGTCTATTCGTAG